The window gtgaggcatttaaaaaaaaattaccaaaaaaaaaaaggaagtgtcgCGGCCGTCGTGTCGACAACCGGAACCCAGCAAGCCCCGCTTTTCGGGTCGCGGGGAAATCCGACGCGCGCTATAGAGGAAGAGGCTGGGGCCCCCTCCACGCCCTTCCCCGGCCGTGACCCGGAAGTGCGTGGTGGTCACCGACAGACTACATTTCCCAACATGCTCCAGGATAAGCGACCCGTTGCCGACGGAGCCCAGGCTTGACTTCCTGGTTTGGATTTTCGGGGCGGTGGGGGCTGGAGCGCAGACAGGTGGTGCTCTTTAGGGGGTCGGGGGGACCCCCAGGTTAAGGTTCCTAAGCAGCATCCTACTTTGGCTTGGGGTGGGGACTCCGGAAGCTGCGGGACGAGCTGGACCCCATGGGCGCGTGGCCATGTCTCCTGGTTTCCCATCCATAAGTTCATCCCCCCAACAGCGGGCTTGGGCCAGggtggtgtagggtcccaagcacttgggggtgCCATGTTCTGtgactttccaggcacatcagcagggcgtGGGGGCAGCTGGGGACTCGAACCGGTGAGTCTGTGCCCTGGAGACCTGGGTGCAgctcccagcttcccctgctgggcccctgGCGTCAGTGGACGCGCAGTGGACTTGGAGTCCAGCAGAGCGAGTCAccagggaagagctgtgctgcccgcccgcccgcagcgccaggaggcaggaggaccTGCAGGGCCTGGCGGGCGGGACGACGATAAGGGCGCATTCCACATTCCGCTGGGCGGGCGCCTCCCACTGCCCCGGGCGCTggcctttccccacccctccttGCGCACGCACTCCCTACCCCCCAGCACAACCAgatgcagagaccccccccccccaaaaaaaaacacacaggctGCACCTTCCCAGAGAGCTGGGGCTTTATGGGGGTGGGAACACAGGCAGGGGGCCAAGGCAGTGACCCCTGGCCAGCTACCATCGGGAGTAGACAGCAAGTGGTGAAGTTTGCGCCCCCAGGAGGGGCCGGAAGGGCTGGGGCAGTTCCCACGGTGGTGCGTTGGGGCTGCTGACCACTTTGTCCTCGAGGTGGACATCAAGAAGTCTGGTCAAGCTCATCTTTCCTCCAGGGGGCACACAGGACTGGAGCCCTCTGGACGGTACCCAGATCCTGTCCTGCGACGCATCTGTTGCTTCCGGCAGAGGGTTAAGCCTCAGGGTTTGCGCTCCtcctggaggcaggggtggggtcgGGGTGGACAGAGCAGGCCGCTGCTGGATGCAGATTGAAGTGGAGGTGTAGGTCCTAGGACCACACCACCGCTGCCTCTGTCGCTTCTCTGGCTCCCTGTCCGCCTTCCAGGCCCCCCAGCCCCCTGTAACTTTTGAGTCCTGTCAGGCAGTGGAGTGGGTTTtttgaggggaggagagagatggcCGCCAGGATGCGCACCTGGCTTCCTGGCGCTGCAGTGAGGCAGGTACATGGTAGGGGAAAGGGGGAAAGACTGCAAAAAGGGATGCCTACCTGCTCCAAGCCGTTTTCCGAGGCCTTTCTTCGGGGTGGCCAGATCACCGCCAACTTGCCGTCGCCCCTGCTCGCTGCGGGGCGGGAAGGGTCGCTTAGCGAGGCCCAGCCCCACCTCTCTCCCCCACCAGCTAGAGGCGGCCAGAACGCAAAGAAGCCGGCCGCGCCCCTAGAACACACACAGGTGTTCACCACCTCCACCCCACGGACGCTTCCGCCCAGTCCTGGGAACCCGCGGTGGACAGCCAACCCATCCAAACCAAAGTGCACAGAGCGGGTACGGGGAGGGGGCTGAACCCCGCCAGGGCTCGCATCCCCCATCCCTTACATGGTGCCAATCTGGAAGCCCGAGGTCTCAGGCAGGAAGGTAGTGGGCAAGACACGCAGAgttgagaggaggaggggagcctGGCCAAGGGACCgcctcctctccccccccccacgcAAAAAAAAAGACGGAGCGGGGCAAAAGGAAGCCTCGCTGGAGTCGGGCAGTCGATGCCCAAAGCCGGAGTCCCCCGGCTTACCGGTGAGGCTGGGCGAGGGCTCCTGGAAGTCGGCGGTGCCATAGATGCTGCGCCGCTGGCGATGCAATTCCTGCTCGCGCGCGTGCACCTCCCGCACCTCCAGCTCCAGCAGCGACGGCGCCATCGGCGGCGGCGGAGCGCGGGCCAGCACGGGCGCCCGGCCCTGCACAGCCGATCGCGGCTGGCCTCCGGGCTCCGCAGCCGGGGAACCGCCCGCCACCCCTTCGAAGAAACGCTTGAGCTGGCCcagcggaggcggcggcggcggagggggCAGTGGGGCGCACGGCTCTGGGGTGGCGGGACGCGCCAGCGCCGCCTGCCGATGAGCCTCGCGCTCGATGTCGCGCTGCATCTGCGCGCCGGCCCGCGCGCGCTCCAGGGCACGCGGGAGcgtggggcctgggccaggcaagcTGAGCACCGGCCGCACGCGCAGCTCTACCAGTTCCTGGCCGGCGCGGCTCGAGCTCAGGCCCCGGCTGCGGCGCAGGCTTTCCTCGCGCTCACAGCTACGGCGGATTTCGCGCTCGATGGGGGTCTCCATGAGCAGTTGCCCGGGACTCCGGGGGTTAGCCTCCGCAAGCACCTGGGGGGCTGCCAGCCCAGACCCAGGGGAGCAAGAGTCGGGGGCTAGAGGTGGACACTGCCCCGCGACCTCTGCACCCGGCTCTTCGGGTAGCCCAGGACTGTCCAAGGCCGCAGGTGCACCCGGCGCCGGACACTCCGCGTCCCGCTCCGCTGATGGCCGGAGGCCTTCGCCCTCTGGTTCTGGGGTCTCCACGGCGCCCTCTTCTGAGGAGGGGATCTCGCAGTCCAACCTGGGGACCTCGCTGTCCTGCTGTGGCGCAGGCTCCCAGGAGACTTCGTTGTCCAGCCCAGGGGGCTCGTGGCCCTGCGCCTCTGACGACCCCAGGGCTCCGCTCTCTGGCCCGGAGGCCTCGATGTCCAGGGTCAAGAGCAGCTTAGAAGAAACCCTCCGCGGCCAGCGCCGGGGGGCGGGCGGGCacgagtatgtgtgtgtgagagagagagaaaagaggtgCCCCTAGCTAGGGCACCGCATCTGTGGCTGCAGCCGCCGCCCACGGTTCCAAGGCGTCGCCTG is drawn from Ochotona princeps isolate mOchPri1 unplaced genomic scaffold, mOchPri1.hap1 HAP1_SCAFFOLD_1989, whole genome shotgun sequence and contains these coding sequences:
- the MISP3 gene encoding uncharacterized protein MISP3, whose protein sequence is METPIEREIRRSCEREESLRRSRGLSSSRAGQELVELRVRPVLSLPGPGPTLPRALERARAGAQMQRDIEREAHRQAALARPATPEPCAPLPPPPPPPPLGQLKRFFEGVAGGSPAAEPGGQPRSAVQGRAPVLARAPPPPMAPSLLELEVREVHAREQELHRQRRSIYGTADFQEPSPSLTASRGDGKLAVIWPPRRKASENGLEQEERKP